From Sinorhizobium sp. B11:
TGCGACACGCGTTCTCTGCATGGCTGCCATACCGAGCCCGGCCCCGTGCCGGGCCTTTTTGCTATTTCCTTCCTGTCATAGACGTGTTACCAGCCCTCGCCAACTTCCATAAACTCATGCACACCGCCGGTGCGGACGATTCGTACCGGGTGGGTCGCATTTTTCTTTCTTGAAGGAATTTGGCCATGGCTCGCATCATAGAAACGCCAACCGGACTGGACGCACTCACCTTCGATGATGTGCTGCTGCAACCCGGTCATTCCGAAGTCCTCCCCGGCCAGACGAGCGTCGCAACGCGCCTCGCACCCGACTTCGAGCTGAATATCCCGATCATTTCTGCCGCGATGGATACTGTGACCGAAGGCCGACTGGCGATCGCCATGGCACAGGCTGGCGGCCTTGGCGTCATTCATAAGAACCTGACGCCGATCGAGCAGGCCGAACAGGTTCGCCAGGTCAAGAAGTTCGAAAGCGGCATGGTCGTCAATCCCGTGACCATCGGCCCGGACGCGACGCTTGCCGATGCCCTGGCGCTGATGAAGATGCACGGCATCTCCGGCATTCCGGTCGTCGAAAAATCCGGCCGCCTCGTCGGCATCCTTACAAACCGCGATGTCCGCTTCGCCTCCGATCCGAGCCAGAAGATCTACGAACTCATGACCCGCGAAAACCTCGTGACGGTCAAGGAGAGCGTCGATCAGCAGGAGGCCAAGCGCCTTTTGCATTCTCACCGTATCGAGAAGCTGCTGGTTGTCGACGGCGAAGGCCGCTGCGTCGGCCTCATTACCGTCAAGGATATCGAAAAGGCCCAGCTGAACCCGAACGCCTCCAAGGATGCGCAGGGCCGCCTGCGTGCTGCCGCTGCCGTCGGCGTCGGCGACGATGGTTTCGAGCGTGCCGAACGGCTGATCGATGCCGGCGTCGACCTGCTCGTCGTCGATACGGCGCACGGACATTCCGCCCGCGTTCTGGAAGCGGTTGGCCGCGTCAAGAAGCTTTCCAACTCCGTTCGCATCATGGCCGGCAATGTCGCGACCTATGATGGCACGAAGGCACTGATCGATGCCGGTGCTGACGCCGTCAAGGTCGGTATCGGACCGGGTTCGATCTGCACGACACGTATCGTCGCCGGCGTTGGCGTTCCGCAGCTCGCTGCGATCATGTCGGCAGTCGAGGCCGCAAGGGACCAGGATATTCCTGTTATCGCCGATGGCGGCATCAAGTTCTCGGGCGATGTGGCCAAGGCCATCGCATCAGGTGCTTCCGCCGTCATGGTGGGCTCGCTGCTTGCCGGCACCGATGAAAGCCCGGGCGAGGTCTATCTCTACCAGGGTCGCTCCTTCAAGGCCTATCGCGGCATGGGTTCCGTCGGTGCCATGGCACGCGGCTCGGCAGACCGTTACTTCCAGGCGGAAGTGCGCGACACGCTGAAGCTCGTGCCGGAAGGCATCGAAGGCCAGGTCCCGTACAAGGGTCCGGTATCCGGCGTCCTGCATCAGCTCGCCGGCGGCCTGAAAGCTGCCATGGGTTATGTCGGCGGCAAGGACATCAAGGAGTTCCAGGAGCGTGCCACCTTTGTGCGCATCTCCGGTGCCGGGCTCCGCGAAAGCCATCCGCATGACGTGACGATCACCCGCGAAAGCCCGAACTATCCGGGCGTCGGCGTCTGACAATGAAAGCGGGCGGCGCAATTCCACTCTGGATCATCGCGCTGCTCGCAGCCCTCTGCCTCGTCGTTCTCGGCTGGACAACCTTTGGCTACACCGTGCCCTTCGAGCATGAGACCGGTCAGGCGATGCTCGATACCTATTTCTCCGGCTACGACGTGTCCGCCGTCTTCCACATGCAGACGCTGCTCGATCAGAACGAGACGGCAAACCGCATTCTCCGGGCCATGTATTTCGGCCCGGAACTCCTCTTTCCCGCCCTGCTGACAGCCCTTCTATTCCTGATCTTCCTGCGGCTCGGGCCGATCGAGACATGGCGCGGCAAGCAGGCGCCGCGTCTTCTGGGCCGGATCACCTATATTCTGCCCTTCCTTTACGGCTTTGCCGATTATGGCGAAAACATCTCGAGCCTCGTTGCGTTCAGCAATAGCGGTGCCGCGGGCTTTGCTGCCCAGATCCTGCCGTGGATGACCAAGCTGAAATTCGCGAGCCTTGCCGTCTGCGCCATCCTGCTTGTGCGTAGCGCGCTTCTTCACCAATCGCACGAAAGCTGAACCCTATCGCGGCCAGCGCCACACAGGGTGCGAGAGCCTCGCTGCAAGGAAATCACCGAGCACTTCCACCTTTGCCGGCCGGGCACGCGCCGATGGCGTGACGAAATAGACGGCGCCTTTCGGCAGGGTCCAGTCGGTGAGGATCGCTTTCAGGCGCCCGTCGTCAAGATATTCGTAGGCCATGAACTCCGGCAGTTCGACAATGCCGAGACCACGCAATGCCATCGGGATCAGGGCCTCCGAATTGGTGGCGCGCAGTGGCCCGGTCGGCACCACGATTTCCTCTTCTCCTGCCTTGTTACTGAAACGCCAGATATCCTGCCGCGGCCGGTAGGCATAACCGAGGCAATGATGCGCCGCGAGTTCTCGGGGATGCCGCGGGCAGCCGTATCTTTCGAGATAGGCGGGTGCCGCCAGAATGAAGGGCGCCACCGGCGTCAGCCTCTTTGCCACCAGCGAGGAATCCGGCAGCACGGCAATCCGCAGAGCCGCATCGAAACCCTCGCCGACGAGGTCGACTACGGCATCGCTCATATGCATATCGATCGAGACCTCGGGATAGGCCTCGAAGAAATCGGGCAGGATCGGCGCCAGCCATTGGCGCCCGAAGACCATCGGCACGGCAAGACGGATCAGCCCGCGCGGCTGGCTCGAAAGCTCGCGCGCCGCATTCTCCGCGGCCTCTGCCTCCGCGTAAATGTGCTGGGCCCGATCAACCAGCCGCAGCCCGAAATCAGTCAGCGCCAGCTGCCGCGAAGTGCGATTGAAGAGCCGTGCGCCGAGCCGTTCCTCCAGTCGGCTTACCGCCCGCGAAACCGTCGGTACCGAAACGCCGAGCGTCTTGGCGGCACGAGCGAAGGAGCGCTCCTCGGCCACCTTGGCAAACATCGCCAGGCCTTCGAAATCCGGAATACTCATTGTTTCATTCCTGCAATGATGTCTTTCATTTCTTTCTATTCCGAAACGATATCGCCGTCCACATCTTCAGCTCAGTCGAACACAACAGGAGACGACGACAATGACAAACAGACTGAATGGAAAGATCGCTGTCATCACTGGTGCCACTTCTGGCATCGGCCTTGCCACCGCAAAGCGCTTTGCAGCCGAAGGCGCGCGCGTGTTCATCACCGGCCGCCGCAAGGAAGTGTTGGATGCGGCCGTCGCCGAAATCGGCGGCAATGTCACCGGCATTCAGGCCGACTCCGCAAATCTTGCCGATCTCGACCGTCTCTATGATCAGGTAAAGGCAGAGGCCGGCCGTATCGACGTGCTCTTCGTCAATGCCGGCGGCGGCTCGTTCGCTCCGATCGGCGCCATTACCGAAGAACAGTATGACGACACCTTCGGCCGCAATGTGAAGGGCGTGCTCTTCACCGTGCAGAAGGCGCTGCCCCTGCTCGGCAGGGGTTCCTCCGTCATCCTGACCGGCTCGACGGCAGGCGCCACCGGCACGCCGGCCTTCAGCGTCTACGCGGCCTCGAAGGCTGCAATCCGAAACTTCTCCCGCAACTGGATCCTCGATCTCAAAGATCGCGGCATCCGCATCAACACGCTAAGCCCCGGCCCAACGGAGACGACCGGCCTCGTCGAACTCGCCGGCCAGGACAAGGCGCAGCAGCAGGGCCTGCTGGACTATCTGGCCTCGCAGGTTCCGCTTGGCCGCGTCGGGCGTCCGGAAGAAATCGCTGCAACGGCGCTCTTCCTCGCCTCCGATGACTCGAGCTTCATCACCGGCGCCGAGATCTTTGTCGACGGCGGTATTGCCCAGGTCTGACCCTGAAGACGGCCCGCTCCATGGCGGGCCGTCTTGGCTCTGGCATCCATCCGGCCTTTCCGCTACTGGTCGCGCAGTCGCGTAAACGAAGGAATGATTGATGACCGGCTTCGAGATGTTCTGGCCTCTGCTTGCCCATGTTCTGCTGGTCTTTATTCTCTACGGGCTGCTTGGCCTGCGCCGCCGCAAG
This genomic window contains:
- the guaB gene encoding IMP dehydrogenase, with amino-acid sequence MARIIETPTGLDALTFDDVLLQPGHSEVLPGQTSVATRLAPDFELNIPIISAAMDTVTEGRLAIAMAQAGGLGVIHKNLTPIEQAEQVRQVKKFESGMVVNPVTIGPDATLADALALMKMHGISGIPVVEKSGRLVGILTNRDVRFASDPSQKIYELMTRENLVTVKESVDQQEAKRLLHSHRIEKLLVVDGEGRCVGLITVKDIEKAQLNPNASKDAQGRLRAAAAVGVGDDGFERAERLIDAGVDLLVVDTAHGHSARVLEAVGRVKKLSNSVRIMAGNVATYDGTKALIDAGADAVKVGIGPGSICTTRIVAGVGVPQLAAIMSAVEAARDQDIPVIADGGIKFSGDVAKAIASGASAVMVGSLLAGTDESPGEVYLYQGRSFKAYRGMGSVGAMARGSADRYFQAEVRDTLKLVPEGIEGQVPYKGPVSGVLHQLAGGLKAAMGYVGGKDIKEFQERATFVRISGAGLRESHPHDVTITRESPNYPGVGV
- a CDS encoding LysR family transcriptional regulator, which translates into the protein MSIPDFEGLAMFAKVAEERSFARAAKTLGVSVPTVSRAVSRLEERLGARLFNRTSRQLALTDFGLRLVDRAQHIYAEAEAAENAARELSSQPRGLIRLAVPMVFGRQWLAPILPDFFEAYPEVSIDMHMSDAVVDLVGEGFDAALRIAVLPDSSLVAKRLTPVAPFILAAPAYLERYGCPRHPRELAAHHCLGYAYRPRQDIWRFSNKAGEEEIVVPTGPLRATNSEALIPMALRGLGIVELPEFMAYEYLDDGRLKAILTDWTLPKGAVYFVTPSARARPAKVEVLGDFLAARLSHPVWRWPR
- a CDS encoding SDR family oxidoreductase; protein product: MTNRLNGKIAVITGATSGIGLATAKRFAAEGARVFITGRRKEVLDAAVAEIGGNVTGIQADSANLADLDRLYDQVKAEAGRIDVLFVNAGGGSFAPIGAITEEQYDDTFGRNVKGVLFTVQKALPLLGRGSSVILTGSTAGATGTPAFSVYAASKAAIRNFSRNWILDLKDRGIRINTLSPGPTETTGLVELAGQDKAQQQGLLDYLASQVPLGRVGRPEEIAATALFLASDDSSFITGAEIFVDGGIAQV